The Coleofasciculus sp. FACHB-1120 genomic sequence TTTCTTTGAAGCGACTCACCCCAGTGTGAATAAAGGAACGGCAGTGCGTTACTTAGCCGAAGAGATATTAGGGTTAGATGCCACTAATGTCATGGCGATTGGGGATAACTTTAATGATTTGGAAATGCTTGAATACGCTGGGATTGGTGTCGCGATGGGGGATGCGCCCGTAGATGTTCAAGCGATCGCGCAGTGGGTGGCTCCTAGTGTAGAGAAAGATGGTGCCGCCGCTGCCATTGAAACGTTTCTACTTTAAAACCCTTTAGATCAGAAAGAGGACCGACGACTGGCCGTGTTTCGTCTCGGTCCCCTCACTGGTTCGCTCCTCACACAAGAGCAATCATATTCGACATCATTCCATTTGTCTAGTGCTTTTTACAAAATTTTCTAACTAGGGATAGGCAGTGGTGAAACTAGTGGTGAAACTAAAGTTCGATGGGTGCCAAGATGCCCAGCCTGTGTTGCAAGAGGAATTTCAAAATTGTGCGAGTTCCCCCCACTAATCCCAATCTTGCCTGCGCCAGATGAGGCGTCTGAGTCTTCACTTCGCCAAAAATGCGACATTCACTGTAAAAGGTTTCAAAAGCCTGAGCAGCATCAAACGCCCGTTTTCCCCACTTTGGTTGATTCATGTCCCTCAGTTCATCTAGCAGCCCCAGCAACTGGGCGATTAAGCGGCGTTCTGCTGGATGAACCAACTGGAGTTTGCTGTCCGCAGTCAGCCAAGGAATTGGCTCTGGGTAGATCAGCCTCAGCGCGGGCGAGTCCTTGAGCTGGATTATCTTCTCCCGATGCCCTAAGCGCAGCAAAGAGCAGCAACGGGCATGGATGTACTGCACTTTTGAAAGACTTGATAGAGGTTGGGGGCAAGTAATCGGGAATTGGGAATTGGGAATTGAGACTTGGGCATCGGGAATTCGGTGAGTGCTAATCAGTTCGTCTGCTACTAAAAGCTGCAACCAACGGGCTATTTCCGCATCGGTGAGTTGGAAATCAATGAAACCAGGAGGAATCACTTGAATTGTCAAATTTTGTAAACCCGCCTTTTTCTGAGCGTCATCAACGCTAGTACAGAGATAGGCAGCTAGCTCCGTTGCAATGTCCAGGGCGGGCAGGTGCCAGAGAGCCGCAAGTTTGAGAGCGACACTTGACCTGTATCGGAGGCTCGTATCTTCCTGAAATCTCTGGAGAGGGATTTCGGCACCCCCGATTGGCTTAGCACTCAACAGCAGATTTTTCTCTGGCAGATGTGAAGCGATCGCGTCCTTGTCGAAAATGTACCTTTCTCTGTACAAACCGATAGCTGCTTGTAGCTGAATAAGCACCTGCTGCTTCAGCGATGGGCAATCAACAGCCGGTAAATTCACCTTCTCACTCCCTCCCTTTCAAAAGCGTATTCCGCTTATCTAGTCTACTTTTCTGCCCTCTACCTAAGGTTAGAACTTTCCCAGAATAATATCTAACTCCAGCAGGCGCGTAAGGAAGTATTTTTTGCTACCTTGTAAGCCTGGTAAAATTTATAAAAGATCATCGCTGCCACTTATGCATTCACCATCCTCCACATCAGAGGTATCTCGACCGTTTTTAACCTGGCAACGGATTCTAGACTGGGCGCAGGAACACTACCGTTATCGAACTTTCAGTAAAGATGAGCGGATTCCAGCGAGACCAGGACTTTTGTATCTAGTCCAACGAGGTGCCGTCCGCCTAGTCGGCACAGCTCAAGTTAGTGCCAACACCAGTTCTTCCGCTGCTAAAGCCCTACGTTTGAGTCCAGAAGAAGCTTTTTTAGGCTTTGTGGGTGCAGGACAACCATTTGAAATTGTTGCCCAGTCACCGTTTACCCTTCAGGCTTATGCCCACGTCGATCAAACTTCTGTAGTTTGGATGTACTGGCATGACCTAGACAACTGGCCTCACTTCCGTCGCGAGGTCTTTGATGCGTTTCGGTATCAGCACCAGCGCAAGCTACTGTGGCTGAGTACTCTAGGACAGCGACGGACAATCGATCGGCTGTTGGGCTTCC encodes the following:
- a CDS encoding DALR anticodon-binding domain-containing protein, which produces MNLPAVDCPSLKQQVLIQLQAAIGLYRERYIFDKDAIASHLPEKNLLLSAKPIGGAEIPLQRFQEDTSLRYRSSVALKLAALWHLPALDIATELAAYLCTSVDDAQKKAGLQNLTIQVIPPGFIDFQLTDAEIARWLQLLVADELISTHRIPDAQVSIPNSQFPITCPQPLSSLSKVQYIHARCCSLLRLGHREKIIQLKDSPALRLIYPEPIPWLTADSKLQLVHPAERRLIAQLLGLLDELRDMNQPKWGKRAFDAAQAFETFYSECRIFGEVKTQTPHLAQARLGLVGGTRTILKFLLQHRLGILAPIEL
- a CDS encoding Crp/Fnr family transcriptional regulator, with product MHSPSSTSEVSRPFLTWQRILDWAQEHYRYRTFSKDERIPARPGLLYLVQRGAVRLVGTAQVSANTSSSAAKALRLSPEEAFLGFVGAGQPFEIVAQSPFTLQAYAHVDQTSVVWMYWHDLDNWPHFRREVFDAFRYQHQRKLLWLSTLGQRRTIDRLLGFLTLLIEEFGEPQDSGYCLPFPLTHAQIGSAIGSTRVTVTRLMGKLRQKGLIRTQGDNLLCLPASALSVNNN